From the Penicillium oxalicum strain HP7-1 chromosome V, whole genome shotgun sequence genome, one window contains:
- a CDS encoding Deoxyuridine 5'-triphosphate nucleotidohydrolase — translation MTRETTPTATTSTSPTQPAAAHAPPSLPNSPLAKRTKTESAEMTTDSVPAVTSIQQPLPPLLIKKLVPSAKAPTRGSAFAAGYDMYAAKETVVPAKGKALVDTGIAMAVPEGTYGRVAPRSGLASKHFIDTGAGVIDADYRGEVKVLLFNHSDVDFPVKEGDRVAQLVLEKIYTPEVAVVEELEASVRGAGGFGSTGV, via the exons ATGACCAGAGAGACCACACCgaccgccaccacctccacttCACCTACACAACCAGCTGCTGCTCACGCCCCGCCTTCCCTCCCCAACTCGCCGCTTGCAAAGCGCACAAAGACAGAATCCGCCGAGATGACAACCGACAGTGTTCCCGCCGTGACCTCAATCCAGCAGCCTCTGCCGCCGCTGTTGATCAAAAAGCTAGTGCCCTCGGCCAAGGCCCCAACGCGGGGATCTGCCTTTGCCGCGGGGTACGACATGTATGCCGCGAAGGAGACGGTGGTGCCGGCCAAGGGGAAGGCTCTGGTTGACACTGGAATTGCAATGGCTGTGCCAGAGGGAACAT ATGGTCGCGTGGCACCTCGCAGCGGTCTTGCCTCGAAGCATTTCATTGATACTGGTGCCGGTGTCATTGATGCCGATTATCGGGGTGAAGTGAAGGTGCTGCTTTTCAACCATTCTGATGTTGATTTCCCTG TCAAGGAAGGTGATCGCGTTGCCCAGCTTGTCCTCGAAAAG ATCTATACCCCCGAAGTCGCGGTTGTTGAAGAATTGGAGGCGAGTGTCCGCGGTGCTGGTGGGTTCGGCAGCACTGGCGTTTAG
- a CDS encoding Protein mesA: protein MSSTLPYRPSNDSLSTSNPKNNGLPRLSPAASFVGRSPSRSHGSFRRTSAENPASQKARRCKSQYPLDSPERHVEYILVASFHIDRGPIMEHQYPAAISGDESMLAELMLPDQTHVRSQDWTIFFLHKDTSGDDEDETEDGTKKKRKKRKKVNIGEGDEADDSLREDSEEVSEEDSSDDEEGGEGPPLMYVLNLVNTKQDNTVRRGAVVKAMAICTRHSFLHIYKPLLLLALEDYFKSPYPETLASLYDAVNSMDLSLMPRMSILERHILQSSNTKDMFIEKFEQMVRQREEEEAEEDEGPPSPRKMSRYVLPRDTHEFESKVVYNDIPIPVKIPTVIWPETVGDFSLVKLIQTFAGPHATAPQGFPNHPHLTTSGPFTHPIIVLVNAILTQKRVIFLGHNRPSGEVAEAVLAACAIASGGILRGFTRHAFPYTDLTKIDDLLKVPGFIAGVTNPTFANHPEWWDVLCDLPTGRMKISSHIEPAPVTEGLLFFQQQHASAPIHTPTSQTDPTGDHLFMEDILRSISQRHGENAVRAKWRAYIVKFTRVAAAFEEAVYGASNLYIIGPGEELSPDSPTGHQTDPLDPTSLRGHGYVWPDEASKQRELSASVSRIEGWRNTRSYYSYIQDIAAMYYPARPIQRPDIHHHHDRLRSLKLSHADSGAIYLALSHAVKDYAGICQLLTVTPENQAGLFYVSMGLFHPDQAVREATVELLDRIAAHPAGRHFWTHLTRFAKLGYFRVKRERESAQSPIATIPGGSLAMTSHGTSFSVEPQSLVGVALGDNIKRKS, encoded by the exons ATGTCTTCGACGCTCCCCTACCGACCCTCAAACGACTCGTTGTCCACCTCCAATCCGAAGAACAATGGCCTCCCCCGGCTTTCTCCAGCTGCCTCCTTCGTCGGAAGATCTCCTAGTCGCTCTCATGGCTCATTCAGACGTACATCGGCCGAGAACCCGGCGAGTCAGAAGGCGCGGCGGTGCAAGTCGCAGTATCCGCTGGACTCGCCAGAGCGTCACGTCGAATACATTCTGGTAGCATCCTTCCACATCGACCGAGGGCCAATCATGGAGCACCAATACCCGGCAGCGATCAGTGGCGATGAGAGCATGCTCGCCGAGCTCATGCTTCCAGATCAGACACACGTGCGCAGTCAGGATTGGaccattttctttcttcacaaGGACACGAGCGgggatgatgaggacgagaCGGAAGATGggaccaagaagaagagaaagaagagaaagaaagtgaaCATCGGCGAAGGCGACGAAGCAGACGATTCTCTCAGGGAGGACTCGGAAGAAGTTTCTGAGGAGGACAGCAGCGACGACGAAGAGGGTGGAGAGGGCCCACCTCTGATGTATGTGCTGAACTTGGTCAACACAAAGCAGGACAATACGGTTCGACG AGGTGCGGTGGTCAAGGCCATGGCGATTTGTACAAGACATTCATTTCTGCACATATACAAA CCACTCCTGCTCTTGGCGTTGGAGGATTACTTCAAGTCGCCTTACCCCGAGACCCTCGCGTCACTGTATGACGCCGTCAATAGCATGGATTTATCCCTGATGCCTCGGATGTCCATCCTGGAGAGGCACATCTTGCAATCCAGCAACACAAAAGACATGTTCATTGAAAAGTTTGAGCAGATGGTTCGTCAgcgagaggaagaggaagcagaggaggacgagggtCCTCCATCACCGAGAAAGATGAGTCGTTATGTGCTGCCGCGAGACACCCATGAATTTGAGTCAAAAGTGGTCTACAATGATATCCCGATTCCCGTCAAGATTCCGACGGTCATCTGGCCTGAAACTGTCGGCGACTTTTCTCTCGTCAAATTGATCCAGACGTTTGCAGGGCCACACGCGACCGCGCCTCAGGGGTTCCCAAACCATCCACACCTGACAACAAGCGGCCCGTTCACACATCCCATCATTGTGCTCGTGAACGCGATTCTGACGCAGAAAAGAGTCATTTTCCTAGGGCACAATAGACCCTCCGGTGAGGTGGCTGAGGCTGTTCTGGCCGCGTGTGCCATCGCTTCCGGGGGAATTCTGCGTGGATTTACTAGACACGCTTTCCCCTACACAGACTTGACCAAAATTGACGATCTTCTCAAAGTTCCGGGTTTTATTGCCGGCGTGACGAATCCGACGTTTGCCAACCATCCCGAATGGTGGGATGTTTTGTGCGATTTGCCAACGGGACGTATGAAGATATCGAGCCACATCGAGCCTGCTCCAGTCACAGAAGGACTGCTGTTTTTCCAACAGCAGCATGCTTCTGCGCCAATCCACACCCCCACCTCTCAGACCGATCCAACAGGAGACCACCTATTCATGGAAGACATTCTCCGTAGCATCAGTCAACGGCATGGCGAGAATGCCGTCCGGGCGAAGTGGCGCGCCTACATTGTCAAATTCACCCGAGTCGCGGCAGCATTTGAAGAGGCTGTCTACGGCGCCTCGAATCTCTACATCATCGGGCCTGGTGAAGAGCTGTCCCCCGATAGTCCGACTGGGCACCAAACAGATCCCCTGGATCCCACCTCATTGAGGGGCCATGGCTATGTCTGGCCCGACGAGGCTTCCAAGCAACGCGAGCTTTCCGCGTCCGTCTCTCGCATTGAGGGTTGGCGGAATACTCGTTCGTACTACTCTTATATTCAAGATATTGCGGCAATGTATTACCCGGCGCGGCCCATTCAGCGACCGGacatccaccaccatcacGACCGGCTTCGATCACTGAAGCTGTCGCACGCAGACTCGGGTGCCATCTATCTCGCACTGTCCCATGCCGTCAAAGACTACGCGGGTATCTGTCAACTGCTCACTGTGACTCCCGAGAACCAAGCCGGCCTCTTTTACGTCAGCATGGGTCTTTTCCATCCGGACCAAGCTGTCCGGGAAGCAACTGTGGAATTGCTTGATCGCATCGCTGCTCACCCGGCGGGCCGACATTTTTGGACCCATCTCACTCGTTTCGCCAAACTGGGATATTTCCGGGTCAAACGCGAGCGTGAGAGTGCTCAAAGCCCCATTGCGACTATCCCAGGCGGCTCTCTTGCCATGACGAGTCACGGTACAAGCTTCAGCGTCGAGCCACAAAGTCTGGTCGGGGTCGCTCTAGGTGATAACATCAAGCGGAAGAGCTGA